A stretch of the Anaerolineae bacterium genome encodes the following:
- the murC gene encoding UDP-N-acetylmuramate--L-alanine ligase, whose amino-acid sequence MSVPSAIPLATPEMVVAILDRPNAHIHLVGIGGAGLSAIATILLERGYRVSGSDLMRTPTTERLEAAGATIYIGQAAGQVAGADLVLISSAVRPENPELQSALAAGIPVVKRAQFLGALMHGKIGIAVAGTHGKTTTTAMIATTLLAAGHDPDFIVGGTVLGLECNARAGRGRVFVIEADEYDRMFLGLSPQVAVVTNVEWDHVDCYPTPADFVKAFQEFVQRLPEDGLLVACADDPGARALAEARQAFGRPAITYGLGGDSLWQARTLCANQHGGIDSQVWHAGVPVAELRLRIPGHHNVRNALACLAVASHFGISPEIAAAHLSNFAGVRRRFEVKGMKHDIIVIDDYAHHPSEVQATLAGARQRYPDRTIWVVFQPHTYSRTRALLSAFANCFAEADHVLITDVYAAREHDTLGVHAAQLAEAARQTHPDVRYIGGLNEAAEILLADLRPGDVLLTLGAGDGYQVGERVLAALDKRSRG is encoded by the coding sequence GTGAGCGTTCCGTCGGCTATCCCGTTGGCTACACCGGAAATGGTCGTTGCGATCCTGGATCGCCCCAACGCGCATATCCATCTGGTCGGCATCGGAGGCGCTGGCCTCTCCGCGATCGCCACGATCCTCCTAGAGCGAGGATATCGCGTCTCGGGCAGCGACCTGATGCGCACCCCGACGACGGAGCGCCTGGAGGCGGCCGGCGCTACGATCTACATCGGGCAGGCGGCCGGTCAGGTAGCTGGGGCGGATCTGGTGCTGATCTCCTCAGCGGTGCGGCCTGAGAACCCGGAGTTGCAGTCGGCTTTGGCTGCGGGCATTCCTGTGGTCAAGCGTGCTCAGTTTCTAGGAGCCTTGATGCATGGGAAGATCGGCATTGCGGTGGCCGGGACCCATGGTAAGACGACGACGACCGCTATGATCGCCACCACGCTCTTGGCGGCTGGGCATGACCCGGATTTCATCGTGGGCGGAACAGTGCTGGGGCTGGAGTGTAACGCGCGCGCCGGGCGAGGACGCGTCTTTGTGATCGAGGCGGATGAGTATGATCGCATGTTTTTGGGCCTGAGCCCGCAGGTGGCAGTAGTGACCAACGTGGAATGGGATCACGTGGACTGTTATCCTACTCCTGCCGACTTCGTGAAAGCCTTCCAGGAGTTCGTTCAGCGGCTACCGGAAGATGGATTACTGGTAGCATGCGCCGATGATCCCGGTGCACGGGCATTGGCTGAGGCTCGGCAGGCCTTCGGACGGCCGGCGATCACCTATGGGCTGGGTGGCGATTCGTTGTGGCAAGCTCGTACACTATGCGCAAACCAGCATGGTGGGATCGATAGCCAGGTATGGCATGCTGGTGTGCCCGTTGCGGAACTGCGTCTGCGCATTCCGGGCCATCACAATGTTCGGAATGCGCTGGCCTGCCTTGCTGTGGCATCTCATTTCGGCATATCGCCGGAGATCGCTGCAGCTCATCTTAGTAATTTTGCAGGGGTGCGCCGCCGCTTCGAGGTGAAAGGAATGAAGCATGATATAATCGTCATAGATGATTATGCACATCACCCCAGCGAAGTCCAGGCGACGCTCGCCGGCGCTCGGCAACGATATCCCGACCGGACGATCTGGGTGGTCTTTCAGCCCCATACATATAGCCGCACGCGGGCTCTGCTCTCGGCCTTTGCTAACTGCTTCGCCGAGGCCGATCATGTCTTGATCACGGATGTCTACGCTGCGCGCGAGCACGACACCCTTGGTGTACATGCCGCGCAATTGGCGGAGGCGGCACGTCAAACGCACCCGGACGTTCGCTATATAGGCGGATTAAACGAAGCAGCTGAGATCCTGTTGGCGGATCTGCGCCCCGGCGATGTGCTGCTTACGCTGGGAGCCGGTGATGGGTACCAGGTAGGCGAGCGTGTGCTGGCCGCTCTCGACAAGAGATCGAGGGGATGA
- the murG gene encoding undecaprenyldiphospho-muramoylpentapeptide beta-N-acetylglucosaminyltransferase: MRVLFSGGGTGGHVYPSLAIAQALLAGPPLGDVPAGRGAESHKVLYAGNPNGVERELVGRAGLPFVPVDSGQLRGNAPWTAASHLWRIRRGVRQARRWLREFEPDVVFVTGAYVTVPVALAARLERIPLLVYLPDLMPGLAVRWLSRLAQKVAVSFEPAARYFPGKAVVTGYPVRAELRAAAADRAGARRRLGLQADRPVLLVMGGSHGARSINRAICQGLSELLKQVQLVHVTGRLDWSWVQWEAEKLPASLRSDYHLYPYLHEELPDALAAADLMVNRAGASNLGELPTVGLPAVLVPYPYAGRHQYVNAAFLANHGAARLLEDRDLEQCLLPTVLGLLNDPVARQRMAQAARALAREDAVPRMIQLMAEMVRASQ; this comes from the coding sequence GTGCGGGTCTTGTTTTCAGGCGGGGGCACCGGCGGTCACGTGTATCCATCCTTAGCGATCGCGCAAGCCCTGTTGGCCGGGCCCCCCTTAGGCGACGTTCCCGCAGGCCGCGGCGCTGAATCCCATAAAGTGCTATATGCAGGCAACCCCAATGGGGTGGAGAGGGAATTAGTCGGCCGGGCGGGATTGCCATTTGTGCCTGTGGACAGCGGCCAATTACGGGGAAATGCCCCTTGGACTGCCGCTAGCCATCTGTGGCGCATTCGACGAGGGGTGCGTCAAGCTCGCCGTTGGTTGCGCGAGTTTGAGCCAGATGTGGTGTTTGTCACTGGAGCGTACGTAACTGTGCCGGTCGCCCTTGCGGCGCGCCTAGAGCGCATTCCTCTGCTGGTCTACCTGCCGGATCTGATGCCGGGGTTGGCAGTCCGCTGGCTAAGCCGGCTAGCGCAGAAGGTTGCTGTCTCGTTTGAGCCGGCAGCACGATACTTCCCCGGCAAGGCGGTGGTGACTGGCTATCCGGTGCGCGCCGAGCTGAGAGCGGCCGCTGCTGATCGAGCAGGGGCCAGGAGGCGGCTGGGCCTTCAAGCGGATCGTCCAGTGCTGCTGGTCATGGGTGGAAGCCATGGCGCGCGGAGCATTAACCGGGCGATCTGTCAAGGGCTTTCCGAGCTGCTGAAACAAGTGCAGCTCGTCCATGTCACGGGGCGCCTAGACTGGTCATGGGTTCAGTGGGAAGCGGAGAAATTGCCGGCATCTTTGCGTAGCGATTACCATCTTTATCCATATTTGCATGAGGAGCTACCAGACGCCCTAGCCGCCGCGGATTTGATGGTGAACCGGGCCGGCGCTTCAAACCTGGGGGAGCTGCCAACGGTGGGGTTGCCAGCAGTGCTAGTGCCGTATCCGTATGCGGGCCGCCATCAGTATGTCAACGCGGCATTTCTGGCAAACCACGGCGCGGCGCGGTTGTTGGAGGATCGAGACCTGGAGCAGTGTCTGTTGCCTACGGTGTTGGGACTACTGAACGATCCTGTCGCCCGTCAGCGCATGGCACAGGCCGCCCGCGCGCTGGCGCGCGAGGACGCAGTGCCACGTATGATCCAGTTGATGGCTGAAATGGTGAGGGCTTCTCAGTGA
- a CDS encoding UDP-N-acetylmuramoyl-tripeptide--D-alanyl-D-alanine ligase, translated as MTPLTLADVWSALCERPVPLEMLQVAIQDVTIDSRLARAGSLFVALRGERADGHDYVLAALAAGAIGAIVQRVPTDVGAVNVLNTVTGEWVQRSAGLTPALFLVPDSLQGLQQVAAAWRARFSPRVIGVTGSVGKTSTKEMIASVLERRYCVLKSAGNYNNEIGLPLTLLSLGPRHQRVVLEMGMYALGEIAQLCAISRPHVGVITNVGPSHLERLGTIERIAQAKAELVQALPPEPEGVAVLNHDDPLVRAMATQTQAQVFFYGTTPDCDLWADQVESAGLQGIRFCFHYGGEILHVKVPLLGRHSVHTALRAAAVGLVEGLNWDEIIAGLQDVSGQLRLVTVPGIRGITIIDDTYNASPASMIAALNLLADLKPEGSGRRIAVLGDMLELGSYEEEGHLLVGRRAADVVQKLITVGPRARWIGQEAIATGLSPADVIMVEDNETALATLYELVGSGDLVLVKGSRAQRMEQIVNALSRRGNG; from the coding sequence ATGACCCCATTGACCTTAGCCGACGTCTGGTCGGCGCTGTGCGAAAGGCCGGTGCCTCTGGAGATGCTCCAGGTGGCTATTCAGGACGTGACCATTGACTCCCGGCTAGCTCGAGCGGGAAGCCTGTTTGTGGCCCTTCGGGGGGAGCGGGCCGATGGGCATGATTACGTCTTGGCCGCGCTAGCTGCTGGCGCCATCGGCGCAATAGTGCAGCGGGTGCCTACAGACGTCGGCGCAGTAAACGTGCTGAACACGGTCACCGGGGAATGGGTACAGCGTTCGGCCGGCCTCACTCCCGCCTTGTTTCTCGTGCCCGACTCATTGCAGGGGCTGCAACAGGTGGCGGCTGCCTGGCGAGCACGTTTTTCACCGCGCGTGATCGGCGTGACCGGCAGCGTAGGCAAAACCTCGACAAAGGAAATGATCGCGTCAGTTCTAGAGCGACGGTATTGCGTGCTGAAAAGCGCCGGTAATTACAATAACGAGATTGGCCTCCCTTTGACGTTGCTCTCGCTGGGACCACGACATCAGCGCGTGGTTCTAGAGATGGGCATGTATGCCCTGGGCGAGATCGCTCAACTGTGCGCAATCAGCCGGCCGCATGTGGGCGTAATCACCAACGTAGGTCCTAGCCACCTGGAGCGCCTAGGGACCATCGAACGTATCGCGCAGGCCAAGGCCGAGCTAGTCCAAGCGTTGCCGCCAGAGCCGGAAGGGGTTGCTGTGTTAAATCATGATGATCCACTAGTGCGGGCGATGGCTACCCAGACACAGGCACAAGTCTTCTTCTATGGGACGACGCCTGATTGTGATCTATGGGCTGATCAGGTCGAGAGCGCCGGGTTGCAGGGCATTCGCTTTTGCTTTCATTACGGCGGCGAGATTCTGCACGTCAAAGTCCCGCTGCTAGGACGGCACAGCGTTCATACTGCTCTGCGCGCGGCGGCCGTCGGGCTAGTGGAGGGCCTGAATTGGGATGAGATCATCGCCGGGCTGCAGGATGTGTCCGGACAGTTGCGGCTGGTCACTGTGCCTGGCATCCGCGGGATTACCATCATTGACGACACCTACAACGCCAGCCCGGCTTCGATGATCGCCGCGCTCAACCTGCTGGCAGATCTAAAGCCAGAGGGTAGCGGACGGCGGATTGCAGTGTTAGGCGACATGTTGGAGCTAGGGAGCTATGAGGAAGAGGGACACCTCCTCGTAGGGCGGCGGGCGGCCGATGTAGTGCAAAAGCTGATCACGGTAGGGCCTCGGGCTCGTTGGATCGGTCAGGAGGCGATCGCGACGGGGCTGAGCCCCGCCGATGTGATCATGGTGGAGGACAACGAAACGGCACTGGCTACGCTCTACGAGTTGGTGGGAAGTGGCGACCTCGTCCTCGTTAAGGGCTCGCGCGCTCAAAGGATGGAGCAGATCGTCAATGCGCTCAGCCGGCGGGGTAACGGCTGA
- a CDS encoding D-alanine--D-alanine ligase — protein MRVGIIFGGRSGEHEVSLASARSVMGALDRERYEIVPIGITRAGRWIHSERSLEMLKAAVGSLTTADEVEAALNAVGRPFPDLAALAELDVVFPVLHGPYGEDGTIQGLLELIGVPYVGCGVASSAVGMDKALMKELFIARELPVVRYRVVLRRRWEAEPESVVREMEATLPYPMFVKPANLGSSVGVTKAHNRDELIAGLTEAARYDRKLLVEEGVDGAREIECSVLGNDEPQASIPGEVVPSHEFYDYAAKYLNGTSQLLIPAPLSPDQTRQVQELAIAAFRAVDGAGMARVDFLLSRDDGRIYVNEVNTIPGFTNISMYPKLWEASGLPYPALVDRLIELAFERHAERSRCENVPTLSYQGYEQAS, from the coding sequence ATCCGTGTCGGCATCATCTTCGGTGGCCGTTCGGGCGAGCACGAGGTCAGCTTGGCCTCGGCCCGCTCAGTGATGGGCGCGCTCGACCGCGAGCGGTATGAGATCGTGCCCATCGGCATCACCCGTGCCGGGCGTTGGATCCACTCCGAGCGGTCGCTAGAGATGCTGAAAGCGGCCGTCGGCAGCTTGACGACCGCTGATGAGGTCGAGGCAGCTTTGAACGCGGTCGGCAGGCCGTTTCCCGATTTGGCCGCGCTGGCGGAGCTGGATGTCGTCTTTCCCGTGCTGCATGGACCTTATGGCGAGGATGGCACCATCCAGGGGCTGTTGGAGCTGATTGGGGTGCCCTATGTCGGATGCGGGGTGGCCAGCTCAGCCGTGGGCATGGATAAGGCGCTCATGAAAGAGCTCTTCATAGCCCGGGAGCTGCCGGTAGTGCGCTATCGGGTCGTCCTGCGGCGACGATGGGAGGCCGAGCCCGAATCGGTCGTACGGGAGATGGAGGCGACGCTGCCATATCCGATGTTTGTGAAGCCGGCCAATCTGGGATCGAGCGTTGGAGTCACCAAAGCGCACAACCGAGATGAGCTGATAGCCGGGCTAACCGAAGCCGCCCGTTACGACCGCAAGCTCCTCGTGGAGGAGGGGGTGGACGGGGCGCGTGAGATCGAATGCAGCGTCCTGGGCAATGACGAGCCGCAGGCTTCCATCCCTGGCGAGGTGGTGCCGAGCCATGAATTTTACGATTACGCAGCCAAATACCTGAATGGGACCTCACAGCTTCTGATCCCGGCTCCCCTATCGCCGGACCAGACGCGCCAGGTCCAGGAATTGGCGATCGCTGCGTTTCGGGCGGTGGACGGCGCAGGTATGGCTCGCGTGGACTTCCTGCTCTCCCGAGATGATGGCCGTATCTATGTGAACGAGGTCAACACGATCCCTGGGTTTACCAACATTAGCATGTATCCTAAGCTATGGGAGGCGAGCGGCTTGCCATATCCGGCCTTGGTGGATCGGCTGATTGAGCTGGCGTTTGAACGGCACGCCGAGCGCTCGCGCTGCGAGAACGTGCCCACTCTATCATATCAAGGGTATGAGCAAGCATCATAG
- a CDS encoding FtsW/RodA/SpoVE family cell cycle protein, whose protein sequence is MRRQGGKQRQRVDWMLLAIVASLLSFGVISVYSASYADAQRHTGNSAYYFSRQMIWATLGLGTMTAAAIVDYRIWKRYSIPIMAVALLGLLAVLMLSEERFGAQRNLFSGSVQPSEFAKIAVIIYLAAWLSSREKTLRDARLGLVPFAILLGIVTMLIVAEPNFSTAILIVVTAITMFFIAGADLKQLGVALAALVITFTVLISQSDYAQARVRDYIQFLRDPAQGGSEQARQAVRLLVQGGLAGRGGPGAAQLDPSAYIPIGWSDAILAIVGRDTGLLGTLLVVGLFAGLLYRGFRIALHAHDRFGMLLASGITFWLVFQAIINIGVITAMIPFTGMPLPFISYGGSSLVTAMTGIGLLLSVSRGGSPARQTEEASAGLVFRRGHRRSRVSILSDRASPVGRAPLRRRSRRPRR, encoded by the coding sequence ATGCGCAGGCAGGGCGGCAAGCAGCGGCAACGTGTAGACTGGATGCTGCTGGCGATTGTGGCCAGCCTGCTGTCATTCGGCGTGATCTCTGTCTATAGCGCCAGCTATGCTGACGCGCAGCGCCATACAGGAAACAGCGCATATTACTTTTCACGGCAGATGATATGGGCGACGTTGGGGCTGGGGACGATGACCGCGGCCGCCATAGTGGACTACCGTATCTGGAAGCGATACTCCATCCCGATCATGGCGGTAGCCCTGTTGGGGCTTTTGGCTGTGTTAATGCTGTCCGAAGAGCGCTTCGGAGCGCAGCGCAACCTGTTCAGCGGCAGCGTGCAGCCCAGCGAGTTTGCCAAGATCGCCGTGATCATCTATCTCGCTGCCTGGCTTTCTAGCCGTGAGAAGACACTTCGCGACGCCCGTTTGGGCTTAGTGCCGTTTGCCATCTTGCTGGGGATCGTCACGATGCTGATCGTGGCGGAGCCCAATTTCAGCACGGCGATTCTCATCGTGGTGACGGCGATCACCATGTTCTTCATCGCTGGCGCTGATCTCAAGCAACTGGGGGTTGCTCTGGCCGCGCTGGTGATCACGTTTACAGTGCTTATCAGCCAGTCAGACTATGCTCAGGCCCGCGTCCGTGACTACATCCAGTTTCTGCGCGATCCAGCGCAGGGTGGCAGTGAGCAAGCCCGCCAGGCTGTGAGGCTGTTAGTTCAGGGTGGGTTGGCCGGCCGTGGGGGACCAGGGGCCGCTCAACTGGATCCCAGCGCCTATATTCCTATCGGCTGGAGCGATGCGATCCTGGCGATCGTGGGGAGGGATACGGGATTACTGGGGACCTTGTTAGTAGTGGGACTGTTTGCTGGGCTTTTATATCGGGGATTTCGGATCGCGCTTCACGCTCATGATCGTTTTGGCATGTTGTTGGCATCGGGCATCACCTTTTGGCTGGTATTTCAGGCGATCATCAACATCGGCGTGATTACGGCAATGATCCCTTTCACAGGCATGCCTCTGCCATTCATTAGCTATGGGGGCTCATCGCTGGTGACGGCGATGACGGGGATTGGCCTGTTGTTGAGCGTATCGCGTGGGGGAAGCCCAGCACGCCAGACGGAGGAGGCGAGTGCGGGTCTTGTTTTCAGGCGGGGGCACCGGCGGTCACGTGTATCCATCCTTAGCGATCGCGCAAGCCCTGTTGGCCGGGCCCCCCTTAGGCGACGTTCCCGCAGGCCGCGGCGCTGA
- the murB gene encoding UDP-N-acetylmuramate dehydrogenase: MKVAQTAVGMMLTNLQIGLEAMGLTVHRDVPLGDYTSFRIGGPADLLVVVHTVDDLAGAVALAHKSGMPWWVLGGGSNVLISDAGVRGLTIVNRCRAIRIGEDGTVWAESGALLAGLAREAIQAGLAGLEWAVSVPGTVGGAVVGNAGAHGGCIADCLSSVELVHPSGQRFVWPAAELELGYRSSRLKTGALTGVVLSASFRLTPAPVDTLRQRASEYLAYRRRTQPITASAGSIFRNPPGDYAGRLIEAAGLKGAREGGAQFSTVHANFIINLGGATARDVLCLIERAQRAVKERFGVTLEPEILFIGL, from the coding sequence ATGAAAGTGGCCCAGACGGCTGTGGGGATGATGCTGACGAACCTCCAGATAGGGTTAGAAGCGATGGGGCTGACAGTGCACCGGGATGTTCCCCTTGGCGATTACACTTCCTTTCGCATCGGTGGCCCCGCAGACCTGCTGGTGGTGGTCCACACGGTAGACGATCTAGCCGGTGCAGTCGCACTGGCCCATAAGAGCGGTATGCCCTGGTGGGTCCTGGGAGGTGGCAGCAACGTGCTGATCAGCGATGCGGGCGTGCGAGGGCTGACCATTGTTAACCGCTGTCGGGCCATCCGGATTGGTGAAGATGGCACAGTCTGGGCCGAGTCGGGAGCCTTGTTAGCGGGGTTAGCACGGGAGGCAATCCAAGCCGGCTTGGCTGGGCTGGAGTGGGCTGTCAGCGTGCCGGGCACGGTGGGCGGCGCGGTGGTGGGGAACGCAGGGGCACATGGTGGCTGTATAGCTGATTGTCTCTCCTCGGTAGAACTTGTGCATCCGTCCGGTCAGCGGTTCGTGTGGCCGGCGGCCGAGCTAGAGCTGGGTTATCGCAGCAGCCGGCTGAAGACAGGAGCGCTGACCGGGGTGGTGTTGAGTGCCTCGTTTCGACTCACGCCTGCGCCCGTGGACACGCTGCGTCAGCGCGCATCAGAGTATCTGGCGTATCGCCGACGTACACAGCCAATCACAGCCAGCGCGGGCAGCATTTTCCGCAATCCTCCGGGGGACTATGCAGGACGGCTGATCGAGGCTGCTGGGCTGAAAGGGGCACGGGAGGGCGGCGCGCAGTTCTCGACGGTACATGCCAATTTCATCATCAACCTGGGTGGCGCTACGGCGCGCGATGTATTGTGCCTGATCGAGCGGGCGCAGCGTGCGGTAAAGGAACGCTTCGGCGTCACTTTAGAGCCGGAGATTTTATTCATTGGGCTGTAG
- the mraY gene encoding phospho-N-acetylmuramoyl-pentapeptide-transferase: MAYALTLGTISFFLAVIWGRPLINLLKQKGIGKQIRIEQPGSHQVKTGTPTTGGLMIIIPVVLITGALNLANLLGFNYIGQSTLLLMGCMVMFGLLGFIDDLEGVRGRRAKGEGLMARSKAWWQLVFATIIACVLYFGPPELDYVGIPTVREFVRIGPWILPIAVFIIVGTSNAINFSDGLDALAGSITAIAFVAYGVIAYLQGQTWLVAFSFTVVGALLAFLWYNAHPAELFMGDTGSLALGATLAVVALMTGQWLLLPVIAFIPVAEVLSVILQVGYFKYTKRRYGQGRRLFKMAPLHHHFELMGWSETQVVQRFWLMSILCAMLGIALALL; encoded by the coding sequence ATGGCGTACGCATTGACTTTGGGGACCATCTCGTTTTTCCTGGCCGTGATCTGGGGCCGGCCGCTCATTAACCTGTTGAAGCAGAAGGGCATCGGCAAGCAGATCCGGATCGAACAGCCTGGGAGCCATCAGGTCAAGACCGGGACGCCCACCACTGGCGGGCTGATGATCATCATCCCGGTGGTGCTCATCACCGGCGCCTTGAACCTGGCCAACTTGCTGGGATTTAACTATATCGGGCAGTCCACGCTGCTGCTCATGGGGTGTATGGTCATGTTCGGGCTGCTCGGCTTCATAGATGACCTGGAGGGGGTGCGCGGCAGGCGCGCCAAGGGCGAAGGGCTGATGGCTCGCTCCAAAGCGTGGTGGCAGCTCGTGTTCGCCACCATTATCGCCTGCGTGCTTTATTTCGGGCCACCCGAGCTGGATTACGTGGGCATTCCCACGGTCCGAGAGTTTGTGCGCATCGGCCCCTGGATCCTGCCCATCGCTGTCTTTATCATCGTCGGCACCTCGAATGCCATCAACTTCAGCGATGGGCTAGATGCCCTGGCGGGCAGCATAACGGCCATCGCTTTTGTGGCTTATGGCGTCATCGCCTACCTACAGGGACAGACCTGGCTGGTGGCGTTTTCGTTTACAGTGGTTGGCGCTCTGTTGGCCTTTCTGTGGTACAACGCCCATCCCGCCGAGCTCTTCATGGGCGATACGGGCTCACTGGCATTGGGAGCCACGCTAGCCGTGGTAGCGTTGATGACGGGGCAATGGCTCTTGCTGCCGGTGATCGCCTTCATCCCCGTTGCCGAGGTGCTGTCCGTGATCCTGCAGGTGGGGTACTTCAAGTACACCAAGCGCCGTTATGGCCAGGGGCGCCGGCTGTTCAAGATGGCCCCTCTCCACCATCACTTTGAGCTGATGGGGTGGTCAGAAACGCAGGTGGTGCAGCGGTTTTGGCTGATGTCTATCCTATGCGCCATGTTGGGGATCGCGCTGGCGCTGCTCTAA
- the murD gene encoding UDP-N-acetylmuramoyl-L-alanine--D-glutamate ligase: MSKAWAGKSVVILGLARQGMALARFFVAQGARVTVSDQQPAAALQPALAALNGLPIRYVLGGHPETLLDGCDLLCLSGGVPTDLPIVQTARAHGIPLSNDAQLTLELSPAPVIGITGSAGKTTTTTLVGEIMRTAGMTAHVGGNIGLPLIDRLETVHPSDWVVLEMSSFQLELCTRSPHIAAVLNVTPNHLDRHPSMSHYAAAKANILRWQGTADVAVLGVDDEVTGAWWRAARVTIPADRGQPAVDFPLIAGLVGFSGQQMIAQGTCIRDGRVVWRWADDERIVLSLDEVQLRGWHNVLNVLAACAIAGAAGASPAAMAQAVRGFRGVEHRLELVREHNGVLWINDSIATAPERALAALRSFDQPIVLLAGGRDKKLPWDVLAREIGRRVRYLICFGEAGPMIAKVVRAKAEEEGDRRLEGIQVCPDLAAAVHLAVQVARPGDVVLLSPGGTSFDAYRDFAERGEHFRRLVQAL; this comes from the coding sequence ATGAGCAAGGCATGGGCGGGGAAGTCGGTGGTGATCCTGGGGCTGGCTCGGCAGGGCATGGCCCTGGCCCGCTTTTTCGTCGCACAAGGCGCGCGAGTGACTGTCAGTGATCAACAGCCGGCCGCCGCGCTGCAGCCGGCGCTGGCTGCCCTGAACGGCCTGCCAATCCGGTACGTCTTGGGTGGGCATCCTGAGACGTTGCTGGACGGCTGTGATCTGCTTTGCCTGAGCGGGGGCGTGCCTACTGACCTGCCCATCGTGCAGACGGCGCGAGCGCACGGCATCCCGCTCAGCAATGATGCTCAGTTGACGCTAGAGCTCTCGCCTGCGCCGGTGATCGGCATCACCGGTTCAGCCGGCAAGACCACCACCACTACGCTGGTGGGCGAGATCATGAGGACGGCCGGGATGACCGCGCACGTGGGCGGGAATATTGGCCTGCCCCTGATTGATCGGCTGGAGACCGTGCATCCGAGCGACTGGGTGGTGCTGGAGATGTCCAGCTTTCAGTTGGAGTTATGCACCCGTAGCCCCCACATCGCAGCCGTGCTAAACGTGACGCCTAACCACCTGGACCGCCATCCGTCCATGAGTCACTATGCGGCAGCCAAGGCGAATATTTTGCGCTGGCAAGGGACGGCGGATGTGGCTGTGTTGGGGGTGGATGATGAGGTAACGGGAGCCTGGTGGCGGGCGGCGCGAGTGACGATCCCGGCTGATCGAGGCCAGCCGGCTGTGGATTTTCCGCTGATCGCGGGCCTGGTCGGCTTCAGCGGCCAACAGATGATCGCCCAAGGCACATGTATACGCGACGGCCGGGTGGTGTGGCGATGGGCCGATGACGAGCGAATAGTATTGTCCCTAGATGAGGTTCAACTACGTGGTTGGCATAACGTGTTGAACGTGTTGGCGGCCTGCGCGATCGCCGGGGCAGCTGGAGCCTCGCCGGCTGCTATGGCTCAGGCAGTGCGAGGGTTTCGTGGCGTGGAGCATCGGCTGGAGCTCGTGCGCGAGCACAACGGGGTGCTGTGGATCAACGACTCAATCGCTACCGCTCCTGAGCGCGCCCTGGCAGCCCTTCGCTCCTTCGATCAGCCGATCGTCCTGCTAGCAGGCGGGCGAGACAAGAAATTGCCGTGGGATGTCCTTGCGCGTGAGATAGGACGGCGGGTGCGTTATCTCATCTGCTTCGGCGAGGCTGGGCCAATGATCGCTAAGGTGGTGCGGGCGAAAGCTGAAGAGGAGGGGGATCGGCGGCTGGAGGGCATTCAGGTATGTCCCGATTTAGCCGCAGCGGTGCATCTGGCGGTGCAGGTGGCGCGGCCAGGTGATGTGGTCCTGCTCTCACCTGGTGGCACCAGCTTCGACGCGTACCGAGACTTCGCCGAGCGGGGTGAGCATTTTCGACGTCTGGTGCAAGCATTATGA